In Arthrobacter ramosus, one DNA window encodes the following:
- a CDS encoding type II secretion system F family protein, translating to MTALTALAVFCGLLLGAGLWLIFIRMPFMRATPFVERIEPQLRSQNLESRLLSTTPDIAPFGPLERILRPVLRDALRYLAKFNLGTTSLNKRLAKAGSGKSALDFRAEQLLWAAAGFATAVVVVVVSATGGRFSPGPAVASVLVCALGGFLFRDYMLGVRIKRRQRRMLAEFPSLAELVALAVGAGESASGALDRVCRTARGELAKEFALVLAATRAGTPLVEALHEFSGRTELGPLVRFVDGIVVAVERGTPLADVLRAQAGDVRDSAKRELMEAAGRKEIAMMVPLVFGVLPLTVIFAVYPGLAALELGF from the coding sequence ATGACGGCGTTGACTGCGCTGGCTGTGTTCTGCGGGCTTCTTTTGGGAGCCGGATTGTGGCTCATCTTTATTCGCATGCCATTTATGCGGGCCACCCCGTTCGTGGAGCGCATCGAGCCGCAACTCAGGTCCCAGAACCTCGAATCGCGCCTGCTGTCCACAACCCCGGACATCGCACCGTTCGGCCCCTTGGAGCGCATTCTGCGGCCGGTGTTACGGGACGCGCTCCGCTATCTGGCGAAATTCAACCTCGGTACCACCTCCCTCAACAAGAGGCTGGCAAAGGCCGGTTCTGGAAAGTCCGCGCTGGACTTCCGCGCGGAACAGTTGCTATGGGCGGCGGCGGGCTTTGCCACGGCGGTTGTCGTCGTGGTCGTGAGCGCGACCGGGGGACGGTTCAGTCCGGGGCCTGCGGTTGCCTCGGTCCTGGTTTGTGCACTGGGAGGGTTTCTTTTCCGCGACTACATGCTGGGGGTGCGGATCAAACGAAGGCAAAGGCGGATGCTGGCGGAATTCCCCAGCCTTGCCGAGTTGGTGGCCCTTGCGGTGGGTGCGGGGGAGAGCGCCAGCGGTGCCCTCGATCGGGTGTGCCGCACAGCCCGCGGCGAATTGGCGAAGGAATTTGCGTTGGTATTGGCCGCCACCCGGGCCGGGACGCCCCTGGTTGAAGCGCTGCACGAGTTTTCGGGACGAACCGAGCTTGGCCCGCTTGTTCGCTTCGTGGATGGAATTGTCGTCGCCGTCGAACGCGGTACTCCTTTGGCCGATGTTTTACGGGCCCAAGCTGGGGATGTGCGCGATTCAGCCAAACGGGAGCTGATGGAAGCGGCGGGCCGCAAGGAAATCGCCATGATGGTTCCGCTGGTTTTCGGCGTCCTGCCCCTCACCGTGATCTTCGCCGTCTATCCGGGCTTGGCCGCGCTGGAACTTGGCTTCTGA
- a CDS encoding TadE family protein, producing MPFRSRGAEDGRRVSASRGDEQGSAVVDFVLVGGLLTVFFLAIIQLTLVLHVRNTLIDAASSGARYGTLADRTPADARERTAELIGTALNADFARDVSTSEASFQGIRTLEVTVRAPLPVIGLIGPGAALEVRGHAATPG from the coding sequence ATGCCGTTCCGCAGCCGGGGAGCGGAAGATGGCAGGAGAGTCAGTGCCAGCCGCGGCGATGAACAGGGCTCCGCCGTCGTGGATTTTGTGCTGGTCGGCGGTCTGTTGACGGTGTTCTTCCTCGCCATCATTCAACTCACCCTGGTGCTGCATGTGCGCAATACCCTCATTGATGCGGCCTCGTCGGGAGCCCGTTACGGCACTCTTGCCGACCGGACACCGGCCGATGCACGTGAGCGCACCGCAGAGCTGATCGGAACGGCGCTGAACGCGGACTTTGCCCGGGACGTGTCGACGTCGGAGGCTAGTTTCCAGGGAATCCGCACCTTGGAAGTGACAGTCCGGGCACCGTTGCCCGTCATCGGGCTGATAGGACCCGGAGCGGCGCTGGAGGTGAGGGGGCATGCTGCGACTCCCGGCTGA
- the prfB gene encoding peptide chain release factor 2: MAQIDFPAEIRALRSTYRSIEQVSDVEKLREEIAELSERAGEPNLWDDPAAAQVITSKLSHRQSELERLNRLTGRIDDLEVLVELGQDEDDDASMVEAATELDSIRKALKELEVVTLLSGEYDEREAVVTIRAGAGGVDAADFAEMLMRMYLRWAERHGYPTTVMDTSYAEEAGLKSATFEVKAPYAFGTLSVEAGTHRLVRISPFDNQGRRQTSFAAVEVIPLIEQTDSIDIPDNEIRVDVFRSSGPGGQSVNTTDSAVRLTHIPSGIVVSMQNEKSQLQNRAAAMRVLQSRLLLLKKEQEDAEKKAFAGDVKASWGDQMRSYVLNPYQMVKDLRTEHEVGNTSAVFDGDIDDFIDAGIRWRTGNRNAEG, encoded by the coding sequence ATGGCTCAGATTGACTTTCCCGCAGAAATCCGCGCGCTTCGCTCCACCTACCGCTCCATCGAACAGGTTTCCGATGTCGAGAAGCTCAGAGAAGAGATCGCAGAACTGAGCGAGCGGGCCGGCGAACCGAACCTCTGGGACGATCCAGCTGCCGCACAGGTGATTACGTCCAAGTTGTCCCACCGGCAGTCGGAACTTGAACGGTTGAACAGGTTGACGGGCCGCATCGACGACCTTGAGGTTCTTGTCGAGCTCGGCCAGGACGAGGACGACGACGCCTCCATGGTCGAAGCCGCCACGGAACTCGACTCCATTCGCAAGGCCCTCAAGGAACTTGAAGTGGTAACCCTGCTCTCGGGCGAATACGACGAACGCGAAGCGGTCGTCACGATTCGTGCGGGCGCCGGCGGTGTTGATGCGGCGGACTTCGCCGAAATGCTCATGCGCATGTACCTTCGCTGGGCCGAACGCCACGGCTACCCGACTACCGTGATGGACACCTCGTACGCCGAAGAGGCCGGCCTCAAATCAGCCACTTTCGAGGTCAAAGCGCCGTACGCGTTCGGTACCCTCAGTGTCGAAGCCGGGACGCACCGACTTGTCCGCATCAGCCCCTTCGACAACCAGGGCCGCCGGCAAACGTCCTTTGCCGCGGTCGAAGTCATCCCGCTCATCGAGCAGACAGACTCGATCGACATTCCGGACAATGAGATCCGCGTCGATGTTTTCCGCTCTTCCGGCCCTGGAGGGCAGTCCGTCAACACAACGGACTCCGCAGTACGTTTGACCCATATCCCCTCAGGGATTGTCGTCTCCATGCAGAATGAGAAGTCCCAGCTGCAGAACCGCGCAGCCGCGATGCGCGTGCTCCAATCGAGGCTCCTCCTCCTGAAAAAGGAGCAGGAAGACGCTGAGAAGAAGGCATTCGCAGGTGACGTGAAGGCATCATGGGGGGACCAGATGCGTTCGTATGTGCTCAATCCGTACCAAATGGTCAAGGACTTGCGGACTGAACACGAAGTGGGCAACACGTCGGCGGTGTTCGACGGCGACATCGACGACTTCATCGACGCCGGCATTCGCTGGCGCACGGGCAACCGTAACGCCGAAGGATAA
- the ftsE gene encoding cell division ATP-binding protein FtsE, with protein sequence MIRFENVTKVYDPNARPALDAVNLEIDRGEFTFLVGASGSGKSTFLRLILKEDRATSGSVYVAGQNVANISSWRVPKLRRGIGVVFQDFRLLPQKNVFANVAFAMQVIGKSRSIIRETVPEVLKTVGLEGKERRMPHELSGGEQQRVAIARAVVNRPGILLADEPTGNLDPITSMGIMGVLDKINQNGTTVVMATHDDDIVNEMRKRVVELRNGVVVRDEARALYTSMIPVVGESRRMKDASDAEIDRAQGVQQ encoded by the coding sequence ATGATCCGATTTGAGAATGTCACCAAGGTCTACGACCCCAATGCCCGTCCGGCGCTGGATGCTGTCAACCTTGAGATTGACCGTGGAGAATTCACCTTCCTCGTCGGGGCCTCGGGCTCCGGCAAGTCGACGTTTCTTCGGCTCATTCTGAAGGAAGACCGGGCAACATCCGGTTCGGTCTACGTCGCAGGCCAGAACGTAGCCAACATTTCAAGCTGGCGGGTCCCCAAGCTGCGCCGCGGAATCGGCGTCGTTTTCCAGGACTTCCGCTTGTTGCCGCAGAAGAATGTCTTCGCCAACGTGGCCTTCGCCATGCAGGTAATCGGCAAGAGCCGCAGCATCATCCGCGAGACAGTTCCGGAAGTACTGAAGACTGTTGGGCTTGAAGGCAAGGAACGCCGCATGCCCCACGAGCTGTCCGGTGGTGAGCAGCAGCGCGTGGCCATCGCCCGCGCCGTCGTCAACCGCCCCGGCATCCTGCTGGCGGACGAACCCACCGGAAACCTGGACCCCATCACCTCGATGGGCATCATGGGTGTGCTCGACAAGATCAACCAGAACGGCACCACTGTGGTCATGGCAACGCACGACGACGACATTGTGAACGAGATGCGCAAACGCGTGGTGGAGCTCCGGAACGGAGTCGTGGTCCGTGATGAGGCGAGGGCCCTCTACACCTCGATGATTCCGGTGGTGGGAGAGTCCCGGCGGATGAAGGACGCGAGCGATGCGGAAATCGACCGCGCACAGGGGGTCCAGCAGTGA
- the ftsX gene encoding permease-like cell division protein FtsX, translating to MRLAFILGEIGSGLRRNLSMVISVVLVTFVSLTFVGAAGMLQMQINQMKGYWYDKVQVAIFLCNDSSTSTGCASGAVTKEQQANLAKMLDSPAVKQYITDYQFESQADAFKHFKEQFSNSPIVDSVTQDQLPSSFRINMKDPQKYQIISETFSSQAGVETVSDQRQVLERIFEWMNGASVAAMVVAGVMIFCAVLLITTTIRLSAFSRRRETGIMRLVGASKTVIQLPFILEGVIAAVVGAVLASGTLWLVAQFWLNGDLSKQFLNTPFISSAQVLVIAPVLIALGGGLAGISSLLTLRRYLKV from the coding sequence GTGAGGCTCGCTTTTATCCTGGGCGAGATCGGCAGCGGCCTGCGCCGGAACCTGTCCATGGTGATTTCCGTCGTCCTGGTGACCTTTGTCTCCCTCACCTTTGTTGGCGCCGCCGGCATGCTGCAGATGCAGATCAACCAGATGAAGGGTTACTGGTACGACAAAGTCCAGGTCGCCATCTTCCTCTGCAACGATTCCTCGACGTCGACGGGATGTGCTTCGGGCGCGGTCACCAAAGAGCAGCAGGCCAACCTGGCCAAAATGCTCGATTCGCCGGCAGTCAAGCAGTACATCACCGATTACCAATTCGAATCACAGGCCGATGCGTTCAAGCACTTCAAGGAACAGTTCTCCAACTCTCCGATCGTTGATTCGGTAACCCAGGACCAGCTTCCTTCGTCTTTCCGAATCAACATGAAGGACCCCCAGAAGTACCAGATCATCAGCGAGACATTCTCGTCCCAGGCCGGGGTGGAGACCGTAAGCGATCAACGCCAGGTCCTTGAACGGATCTTTGAGTGGATGAACGGCGCCTCTGTGGCGGCAATGGTGGTCGCGGGAGTCATGATCTTCTGTGCAGTCCTGCTCATCACCACAACCATCAGGTTGTCCGCGTTCAGCAGGCGGCGGGAGACAGGCATCATGCGTCTCGTTGGAGCGTCGAAGACCGTCATCCAACTGCCGTTCATCCTCGAAGGCGTCATCGCCGCCGTGGTGGGTGCTGTACTGGCGTCCGGCACGCTCTGGTTGGTGGCCCAGTTCTGGCTTAATGGTGACTTGTCGAAGCAGTTCCTGAACACTCCGTTTATTTCCTCGGCCCAGGTACTCGTGATTGCTCCGGTCCTGATAGCGTTGGGCGGCGGCCTGGCCGGGATATCTTCACTCCTGACCCTCCGTCGATATCTCAAGGTCTAG
- a CDS encoding M23 family metallopeptidase: protein MTRKYQAALQLRKVSGRAKFAGSVLAIALAASLGTAPVAHADNLDDQQAALNAESARVQQSLEFVDANIAKAAGDLVVYQGQLPGAQQALLEAQGKVATAVKEADALAARVDLAQQSKAQITQQLENDKQKITDTKKLIGQIAAQAYKSGGVPTNVALLFGANDGGNLTETMDLANQAMRSQNATMTKLTQQSATNVNSQARLTAVEQEIRDLKAKADAALEREKAARDDAAAKKAEVDKLISDTTRLNSQLQAAKPGIQAQLQQVKANQDAVAAEISERDRKLREAWLAEQQRLAAAAAAAAQAQNQAAPQPFVPPASNPRSNFGLIHPVPANIPITSGFGWRATPPGTIDFYGQGGYMHTGIDFGAPCGTPVYAAAAGTVFSAGWGNDGGGNRVKISHGVINGDSLTTVYYHNTSVVVSSGQQVSQGQLIAYSGTTGNSTGCHVHFETWVNGQAVDPMNLL, encoded by the coding sequence ATGACACGGAAGTACCAGGCTGCGCTGCAGCTGCGCAAAGTTAGTGGCCGTGCGAAGTTTGCCGGCTCCGTGCTGGCCATTGCACTCGCGGCGAGCCTTGGCACCGCGCCCGTGGCACACGCTGACAACCTCGATGACCAGCAGGCCGCCCTCAACGCCGAATCGGCGCGCGTGCAGCAGTCGTTGGAATTCGTTGACGCCAACATCGCCAAGGCGGCCGGCGACCTGGTGGTCTACCAAGGACAGCTTCCCGGAGCGCAACAAGCACTACTCGAAGCCCAGGGCAAGGTTGCCACAGCGGTGAAGGAAGCTGATGCCCTGGCGGCCCGCGTGGACCTTGCGCAGCAGAGTAAAGCCCAGATCACCCAGCAGTTGGAAAACGACAAGCAAAAGATCACCGACACCAAGAAGCTCATCGGCCAGATCGCGGCGCAGGCATATAAATCCGGTGGCGTTCCCACGAACGTTGCTTTGCTGTTCGGGGCGAACGACGGCGGCAACCTCACGGAAACCATGGACCTCGCCAACCAGGCGATGCGCAGCCAGAACGCCACGATGACGAAGTTGACGCAGCAGAGCGCCACGAACGTGAACTCCCAAGCCCGGCTCACCGCCGTCGAACAGGAAATCCGCGATCTCAAGGCGAAAGCGGACGCGGCACTTGAGCGTGAGAAGGCAGCCCGCGATGATGCCGCTGCCAAGAAGGCGGAGGTCGACAAGCTCATCTCCGACACCACCCGTCTCAACAGCCAGCTTCAAGCAGCCAAGCCCGGGATCCAAGCCCAGCTCCAACAAGTGAAGGCGAATCAGGACGCGGTCGCTGCGGAAATCTCGGAGCGCGACCGCAAACTGCGCGAAGCATGGTTGGCCGAACAGCAACGACTCGCCGCAGCCGCTGCGGCAGCCGCCCAGGCGCAAAACCAGGCAGCCCCGCAACCTTTTGTCCCACCAGCGAGCAACCCGCGCTCCAACTTCGGCCTGATCCACCCGGTACCTGCGAACATTCCGATCACGTCGGGCTTCGGTTGGCGTGCGACGCCGCCTGGAACCATCGATTTCTACGGCCAGGGCGGCTACATGCACACGGGCATCGACTTCGGTGCCCCCTGTGGAACGCCCGTATACGCAGCCGCTGCCGGCACAGTATTTTCAGCGGGCTGGGGCAACGATGGCGGTGGCAACCGTGTCAAGATATCGCACGGAGTCATCAACGGTGATTCCCTGACCACGGTTTACTACCACAACACCAGCGTGGTGGTTTCTTCCGGACAGCAGGTGAGTCAAGGTCAGCTCATTGCATATTCAGGTACCACGGGTAACTCCACGGGTTGCCACGTGCATTTTGAAACCTGGGTGAATGGGCAGGCTGTTGACCCGATGAACCTTTTGTAG
- the smpB gene encoding SsrA-binding protein SmpB, giving the protein MPKESGRKVVATNRKARHDYHILDTYEAGIALMGTEVKSLREGHASMVDGFCTFYNDELWMEGIHIPEYNQGSWTNHAARRRRKLLLHREELNKISGKMRETGLTVVPLQLYFLDGRAKVEIALARGKKDYDKRQTLREQQDKRESLRELRERNRR; this is encoded by the coding sequence GTGCCCAAGGAAAGTGGCCGTAAGGTAGTGGCCACCAATCGCAAGGCTCGGCACGACTACCACATATTGGATACCTATGAGGCCGGCATTGCGCTCATGGGAACCGAAGTAAAGTCCCTGCGTGAAGGCCATGCATCGATGGTCGATGGTTTCTGTACTTTCTACAATGACGAGTTGTGGATGGAGGGGATCCACATCCCTGAATACAACCAGGGGAGCTGGACCAACCACGCTGCGCGCCGCCGTCGGAAGCTCTTGCTTCATCGCGAGGAACTCAACAAAATCTCCGGCAAGATGCGCGAGACCGGGCTGACCGTAGTCCCGCTGCAGCTGTACTTCCTGGACGGACGCGCCAAGGTCGAGATTGCTTTGGCTCGAGGCAAGAAGGACTACGACAAGCGGCAGACCTTGCGCGAGCAACAGGACAAGCGTGAATCGCTGCGTGAACTGCGTGAGCGCAACCGCCGCTGA